From the Agromyces laixinhei genome, the window TGTTCACCTCGAGTGCGAGTCGGCGGATCGAGTCGGAGTCCTTCAGGACCGGCTTCCACACGACCTTCACGGGAAGGCCGCCGAGGCCCGCGACGACCGCCTGGGACTGCTCGGCGACCTGACGGAGGGTCTCCTCGCCGTACAGGCTCTGGCTGCCGGTGACGAACCACACCTCGTAGGACTCGAGCGAGGTGGAGAGGGGCTGACGGGGCATGGTGGTTCCTTCGCTGGTGGATCTGTTCGTTCTGATCGTTCTTGGTCGTACGGGTCGTACGGGTCGTGAGATTCGTGCGATTCCGGATGTCGCGGTCAGAGCACCCGCACGGCGGTCCGCTCGACCTCGAGACCCGCGTGATACCGGGAGAGATAGGCGGCGAAGCCGGGGACGTCCTCGGGGTCGGGGTCGACGACGTTGAAGTCGTCGCCGCGGAAGACGCGTTCGCGCAGGTAACCGTCGAGGTCGAGACCGTCTGACGCGGACAGGTACGACGCCAGCACGGCGATGCCCCACGCGCCGCCTTCGGACGCGGTCTCCCCGACCGCGACGGGAGCGTCGAGGGCTCCGGCGAGGAAGCGCTGCGCGACGCCGGCGGTGCGGAACATGCCGCCGTGTGCGAACATCCGATCGAGTTCGACGCCTTCGCCCGCGAGCACGCGCATGCCGAGGCTGAGCGTGCCGAAGACACCGTAGAGCTGCGCGCGCATCACGTTGGCGAGCGTGAAACTGCTGTCGGGCGTGCGCACGAACAGCGGCCGCCCCTCGCTGAGCCCCGCGATCGGCTCGCCGGCGAGATGGTTGTAGGCCAGGAGGCCGCCGGCATCGGGATCGCCGTCGAGCGCCTCGCGGAAGAGCGCCTCGAACACCTCGTCGGAACTGTGCCCGCCGCCCGTGACCTCGGCGAAGCGGGAGAACATTCCCACCCAGGCTGCGAGCTCGCTCGCGCCGTTGTTGCAGTGCACCATCGCGACCGGGTCGCCGGCCGGCGTGGTGACGAGGTCGAGTTCGTGGTGGATGCCGGCGAGCGGCCGCTCGAGCACGACCATGGCGAAGATGCTCGTGCCCGCGCTGACGTTGCCGGTGCGGGGCGCGACCGAGCAGGTTGCGACCATGCCGGTGCCCGCGTCGCCCTCGGGCGGGCAGAAGGGGATGCCGGGCGACAGCGCACCCGAGGGATCGAGGAGGGCAGCGCCGTCGGCCGTGAGCTCGCCGGCCTGCTGCCCCGCGACGAGCACCTCGGGCAGCAGTTCGGCGACCTTCAGCCCGAACGCGCGTTCTTCGACCAGCCCGTCGAACTTCGAGAGCATCGAGGCGTCGTAGTCGCCGGTGGCGGCATCGATGGGGAACATGCCCGACGCATCGCCCACACCGAGCACCCGGCGCCCGGTGAGCTTCCAGTGCACGTAGCCGGCGAGCGTCGTCAGGAAGGCGGCGTCGGCGACGTGCGGCTCGTCGTCGAGCACCGCCTGGTAGAGGTGCGCGATCGACCAGCGCAGCGGGATGTTCACGCCGAGCAGGGCGGAGAGCACCTCGGAGGAACGACCGGTGCTGGTGTTCCGCCACGTGCGGAACGGCACCAGGAGCTCGTCGCTCTCGTCGAAGGCGAGGTAGCCGTGCATCATCGCCGAGACGCCGATCGCCCCGGCCGTCGTCAGCTGCACCCCGTGCCGGCGCTGAGCGTCGGCGACCAGTTCGGCGTGGGCGGCCTGCACGCCGGTCCACACGTCATCGAGCGCGTAGGTCCAGACGCGGTGCTCGAACCGGTTCTCCCACTCGTGACTGCCGACGGCGAGCACGGTGGCCGGGTCGTCTGCCAGCACCAGGCACGCCTTGATGCGCGTCGAGCCGAGCTCGATTCCGAGCGACGTGCGACCTTCGAGGATCGCCGCCGCCGCGGCATCCGTCATCGTGCCACTCATCGGCGCTCGTCCCCGCTCTGGCCGTATACGTTCTGGTACCGATCATAGAGACGGTCGACGGCGGCCTGCGGGATCGGGATCAGCGGCCCCGCCTCTCGTGCGAAGTGCACGGTGCGGGCGACGTCCTCGACCATGACCGCGGCCTTGACCGCGTCTTTCGCAGAGGTGCCGATGGTGAACGGGCCGTGGTTCTGCATGAGCACCGCGCGCGAGCGATGCCCGGAGAGGGTCTCGACGATGCCGCGACCGATCGAGTCGTCGCCGATGATCGCGAACGGACCGATCGGGATCGGGCCGCCGAACTCATCGGCCATCGCCGTGATCACGCACGGGATCTCTTCGCCCCGCGCAGCCCACGCGACCGCGTAGGTGGAATGGGTGTGCACCACTCCCCCGACGGCGGGCATGTTGCGATACACGTAGGCGTGCGCCGCAGTGTCGCTCGACGGGCTGCGCTCGCTCCCGGGCGTACCCGGGATCACGTTGCCGTCGAGGTCGCAGAGGATCATGTTCTCGGGCGCGAGGTCGTCGTAGGAGACCCCCGACGGCTTGATCACGAACAGGTCTGCG encodes:
- a CDS encoding xylulokinase; this encodes MSGTMTDAAAAAILEGRTSLGIELGSTRIKACLVLADDPATVLAVGSHEWENRFEHRVWTYALDDVWTGVQAAHAELVADAQRRHGVQLTTAGAIGVSAMMHGYLAFDESDELLVPFRTWRNTSTGRSSEVLSALLGVNIPLRWSIAHLYQAVLDDEPHVADAAFLTTLAGYVHWKLTGRRVLGVGDASGMFPIDAATGDYDASMLSKFDGLVEERAFGLKVAELLPEVLVAGQQAGELTADGAALLDPSGALSPGIPFCPPEGDAGTGMVATCSVAPRTGNVSAGTSIFAMVVLERPLAGIHHELDLVTTPAGDPVAMVHCNNGASELAAWVGMFSRFAEVTGGGHSSDEVFEALFREALDGDPDAGGLLAYNHLAGEPIAGLSEGRPLFVRTPDSSFTLANVMRAQLYGVFGTLSLGMRVLAGEGVELDRMFAHGGMFRTAGVAQRFLAGALDAPVAVGETASEGGAWGIAVLASYLSASDGLDLDGYLRERVFRGDDFNVVDPDPEDVPGFAAYLSRYHAGLEVERTAVRVL
- a CDS encoding L-ribulose-5-phosphate 4-epimerase; this encodes MAEWSPETDAAIAVVREDVAKLHGELVRYGLVVWTGGNVSGRVPGADLFVIKPSGVSYDDLAPENMILCDLDGNVIPGTPGSERSPSSDTAAHAYVYRNMPAVGGVVHTHSTYAVAWAARGEEIPCVITAMADEFGGPIPIGPFAIIGDDSIGRGIVETLSGHRSRAVLMQNHGPFTIGTSAKDAVKAAVMVEDVARTVHFAREAGPLIPIPQAAVDRLYDRYQNVYGQSGDERR